Proteins from a genomic interval of Aquipuribacter hungaricus:
- a CDS encoding GNAT family N-acetyltransferase — protein sequence MSSSSPNRLVVRDAAPSDLGYTARQHEALLPHGLFPHLGQAFLRRWHGTFLQSPYGIALVAEQVGESGPVTVGFLIGSTDQVRLVEDVVARHRLPLTVAGAGALLLRPRLAVHFVRTRAKPYLRRLARVPRRSAAPVPVAGPRTDDGGPPVRVAVITAVTVDAAFRSSGAGRALVDRFVVRAALSGAEDARLTTVAGPGGAGRFYEKLGWQYEEEHLTRDGMAVSTYRLTPTTRPATDARARSVSRGGG from the coding sequence ATGTCTTCGTCGTCTCCTAACCGCCTGGTCGTCCGCGACGCCGCCCCGAGCGATCTCGGCTACACCGCCCGACAGCACGAGGCGCTGCTGCCGCACGGACTCTTCCCGCACCTGGGGCAGGCCTTCCTGCGCCGCTGGCACGGCACCTTCCTGCAGTCCCCGTACGGCATCGCCCTGGTCGCCGAGCAGGTCGGTGAGTCCGGACCCGTGACGGTCGGCTTCCTCATCGGCAGCACCGACCAGGTGCGGCTGGTCGAGGACGTGGTGGCCCGGCACCGGCTGCCGCTCACGGTGGCCGGTGCCGGCGCGCTGCTGCTACGCCCCCGCCTCGCCGTGCACTTCGTGCGCACGCGCGCGAAGCCTTACCTCCGCCGTCTCGCCCGGGTGCCTCGGCGCTCTGCGGCGCCGGTGCCGGTCGCGGGCCCCCGGACCGACGACGGAGGGCCGCCGGTGCGGGTCGCGGTCATCACGGCGGTCACCGTCGACGCCGCCTTCCGCTCCAGCGGTGCCGGTCGGGCGCTGGTGGACAGGTTCGTCGTGCGGGCGGCGCTGTCGGGCGCCGAGGACGCCAGGCTGACCACGGTGGCCGGACCGGGCGGGGCCGGCCGCTTCTACGAGAAGCTGGGCTGGCAGTACGAGGAGGAGCACCTGACGCGCGACGGCATGGCGGTGTCCACGTACCGCCTCACCCCCACCACGCGGCCAGCCACCGACG